In one window of Solanum pennellii chromosome 2, SPENNV200 DNA:
- the LOC107011035 gene encoding beta-galactosidase 8-like, whose product MESKKLLLVLILSMLLVFEKGASTTVTYDHKALVIDGKRRILQSGSIHYPRTTPEIWPEIIRKAKEGGLDVIESYVFWNYHEPVKGEYYFEGRFDLVRFVKTVQEAGLYVHLRIGPYACAEWNYGGFPMWLHFIPGIQFRTTNELFKNEMKLFLAKIVNLMKDENLFATQGGPIILAQVENEYGNVEWAYGVSGELYVKWAAETAVNLNTTVPWVMCAQEDAPDSVINTCNGFYCDRFTPNSLSKPKMWTENYVGWFLAFGYPVPYRPVEDLAFAVARFFETGGTFQNYYMYFGGTNFGRTAGGPLVATSYDYDAPIDEYGFISQPKWGHLRDLHKAIKHCEEYLVNADPIHLSLGLKLEAHVYYKSSNDCAAFLANYGNSSDANVTFNGKSYFLPAWSVSILPDCKNAIFNTAKVVSQKTKGSTAFTHNTVTVENSLESDPWGWYQEKVGIANNHSFASPRLLEQINTTKDTSDFLWYTTSINVEENIKKRKAKELQLMVGSLGHAALVFVNKKPVGFGYGNHDDASFVLSKKIHLKQGNNTVDILSMMVGLQNYGPWFDISGAGVFSVIFSDLKNSKNFSSTEWIYQVGLEGEYLGLDKVSLANSSLWIQGSSVPVYQSLIWYKTSFSPPEGRGPVSLNLSSMGKGQAWVNGQHIGRYWSSYRSPSTGCSDNCDYRGPYDSWKCLKKCGQPAQVLYHVPRSWLKPGKNLLVLHEELGGDPSKISFSTRSGQTICAHVSELDPPPVDTWKTDKDQTSQEPLLRLNCEQGWTITAVNFASFGTPTGDCGAFIEGSCHLDVLSIVHQGCVGKSGCSIPITMAKLGDPCPGVQKSLAIEAFCSV is encoded by the exons ATGGAAAGTAAGAAATTGTTGTTGGTACTAATATTGTCTATGcttttagtttttgaaaaagGGGCGTCGACGACAGTAACTTATGATCACAAGGCATTGGTTATTGATGGAAAGAGGAGAATTTTGCAATCAGGATCAATACATTATCCAAGAACTACACCTGAA ATATGGCCAGAGATCATTAGAAAGGCTAAGGAAGGCGGATTGGACGTGATAGAGAGTTATGTTTTCTGGAATTATCATGAACCTGTCAAAGGAGAG TACTACTTTGAAGGCAGGTTTGACCTTGTACGGTTTGTGAAGACAGTACAAGAAGCTGGCCTATACGTGCATCTCCGTATAGGTCCATATGCCTGTGCTGAATGGAACTATGG GGGCTTCCCTATGTGGCTACATTTTATCCCTGGAATACAGTTTCGAACAACAAATGAACTTTTTAAG AATGAAATGAAACTCTTTCTTGCCAAGATTGTTAATCTTATGAAGGATGAGAACCTCTTCGCTACACAAGGAGGTCCAATCATACTCGCTCAG GTAGAAAATGAGTATGGAAATGTTGAGTGGGCGTATGGAGTCAGCGGAGAGCTATATGTAAAATGGGCTGCAGAAACTGCTGTTAATCTTAATACGACCGTCCCTTGGGTGATGTGTGCACAAGAAGATGCACCTGATTCAGTT ATAAACACATGTAATGGATTCTATTGTGATCGCTTCACTCCAAATTCCCTGTCCAAGCCAAAGATGTGGACAGAAAACTATGTTGGATG GTTCCTTGCATTTGGTTATCCTGTTCCTTATCGACCTGTTGAAGACTTGGCTTTTGCTGTAGCAcgtttttttgaaactggtggtacatttcaaaattattacatg TATTTTGGTGGCACCAATTTTGGTCGAACTGCTGGAGGTCCTCTAGTAGCAACAAGCTACGACTATGATGCCCCCATAGATGAGTATG GTTTCATAAGTCAGCCAAAGTGGGGCCACCTACGCGATTTACACAAGGCTATAAAACATTGTGAAGAATATTTGGTCAATGCAGATCCAATTCATTTGTCCCTTGGTCTGAAACTTGAG GCACATGTATATTACAAAAGCTCCAATGACTGTGCAGCCTTCCTTGCTAACTATGGTAACAGTTCAGATGCAAATGTTACATTTAATGGGAAGTCATATTTTCTTCCTGCTTGGTCTGTTAGCATCCTTCCAGACTGTAAGAATGCCATATTCAACACGGCGAAG GTTGTTTCACAAAAAACGAAAGGAAGTACAGCATTTACTCACAACACGGTTACAGTTGAGAATTCGCTGGAGTCGGATCCTTGGGGCTGGTACCAAGAAAAAGTTGGCATCGCGAATAATCATTCCTTTGCATCACCCCGCTTACTAGAGCAGATAAATACAACAAAGGATACCAGTGATTTCCTTTGGTATACAACAAG TATAAATGTGGAGGAGAACATTAAGAAGAGAAAAGCCAAAGAATTGCAGTTAATGGTTGGAAGCTTAGGACATGCAGCTCTTGTTTTTGTAAACAAGAAACCAGTTG GATTTGGCTACGGTAATCATGATGATGCAAGCTTTGTGCTAAGTAAAAAAATCCATCTTAAGCAAGGAAACAACACAGTGGACATATTGAGCATGATGGTTGGTTTGCAG AACTATGGACCATGGTTTGACATCTCTGGAGCAGGTGTATTTTCTGTTATCTTCAGTGATTTGAAGAATTCCAAGAATTTTTCTTCTACAGAATGGATCTACCAG GTAGGTCTTGAAGGTGAGTATCTTGGACTTGATAAAGTTAGTCTTGCAAACAGTTCTCTGTGGATTCAGGGGAGTTCTGTCCCAGTATATCAGAGTTTGATATGGTACAAG ACAAGTTTTTCTCCTCCAGAAGGAAGAGGCCCTGTATCGCTAAATCTGTCTAGTATGGGTAAAGGTCAGGCATGGGTAAATGGGCAGCATATAGGGAGATACTGGTCTTCTTATCGTTCACCCTCAACAGGCTGTTCTGATAATTGTGACTACAGAGGACCTTATGATTCATGGAAATGTTTGAAGAAATGTGGTCAACCTGCTCAAGTGTT GTACCATGTACCACGCAGTTGGTTAAAGCCAGGAAAGAACTTGCTTGTGCTGCATGAAGAGCTTGGTGGTGACCcttcaaaaatatctttctCAACGCGATCTGGGCAAACAATTTGTGCTCATGTATCTGAGTTAGATCCTCCACCTGTTGATACTTGGAAGACAGACAAAGATCAAACATCTCAAGAACCTTTATTGCGACTGAATTGTGAACAAGGATGGACTATCACTGCAGTTAACTTTGCTAGCTTTGGAACTCCTACAGGAGATTGTGGAGCATTCATTGAAGGGAGTTGCCATTTGGATGTGTTATCCATAGTTCATCAG GGGTGTGTGGGCAAGTCAGGATGTTCCATTCCTATCACCATGGCTAAACTTGGTGACCCATGTCCTGGAGTACAAAAAAGTCTGGCTATTGAAGCTTTTTGCAGTGTTTGA
- the LOC107011036 gene encoding quinone oxidoreductase PIG3 produces the protein MKAVVITSPGGPEVLKLQEVEDPQIKDDEILIKIAATALNRADTLQRQGKYPPPKGDSEYPGLECSGTVEAVGKDVTRWKIGDQVCALIGGGGYAEKVAVPTGQVLPIPSGVSLQDAASFPEVVCTVWSTIFMTSKLSSGETFLIHGGSSGIGTFAIQMAKCLGVKVFITAGSEEKLAACKELGADVCINYKTEDFVTRIKEETGGKGVDVILDNIGGSYFQRNLDSLNVDGRLFIIGFMGGTVTQVNLGCLLARRLTVQAAGLRSRSPKNKAQIVREVEKNVWPAIAAGKVKPVVYKYFPLAEAAEAHQLMESSKHIGKILLTV, from the exons ATGAAGGCTGTTGTAATCACAAGCCCTGGTGGTCCAGAAGTGTTGAAGCTTCAAGAAGTGGAAGACCCACAAATCAAAGATGATGAAATCTTGATTAAAATAGCAGCTACTGCCCTTAATAGAGCTGATACCCTTCAACGCCAAGGTAAATACCCACCCCCTAAAGGCGACAGTGAATACCCAGGTCTTGAATGTTCTGGAACTGTTGAAGCAGTCGGCAAGGACGTTACTCGCTGGAAAATTGGTGACCAG GTATGTGCTCTCATTGGTGGAGGTGGTTATGCGGAGAAAGTAGCTGTACCTACTGGACAAGTTCTTCCTATTCCATCAGGTGTGTCTTTACAAGATGCGGCTAGCTTTCCTGAAGTGGTGTGCACTGTTTGGTCGACCATTTTCATGACGAGCAAGCTTTCCTCCGGTGAAACGTTTCTG ATACATGGAGGCTCTAGTGGAATTGGTACCTTTGCCATTCAAATGGCTAAGTGCCTTGGTGTCAAAGTTTTCATCACGGCAG GAAGTGAGGAAAAACTTGCCGCATGCAAAGAGCTCGGAGCTGATGTTTGCATCAATTACAAGACTGAAGACTTTGTTACACGCATCAAGGAAGAAACAGGAGGGAAAG GTGTTGATGTCATACTAGACAATATAGGAGGTTCATACTTCCAACGAAACCTTGACAGCCTCAATGTTGATGGTAGGCTCTTCATTATTGGTTTTATGGGAGGAACAGTGACACAAGTAAATCTTGGCTGTTTGTTAGCAAGACGCCTTACAGTGCAGG CTGCTGGCTTGCGTAGTAGAAGCCCAAAAAACAAAGCTCAAATTGTGAGAGAAGTGGAAAAAAATGTTTGGCCTGCAATTGCAGCAGGGAAGGTAAAACCGGTGGTGTACAAGTACTTCCCCTTAGCAGAAGCTGCTGAGGCTCACCAGTTAATGGAAAGCAGCAAGCACATTGGAAAGATTCTGCTCACTGTTTAA